From Micromonospora carbonacea:
AGGGCGGCGGCGGGGTCTTCAACGACGGCAACATGGTGGTCCGCGAGAGCCGGTTCGTCGGCAACTCGGCCGCCGGCGCCGAGGGCAAGGGCGGCGGCATGCTCAACGGCGGCGTGCTGACCATGACCAAGACCGAGTTCCGCGACAACAGCGCCAACGGCTACGGCGGCGGGCTCGCCAACTACCGGGGCGCGGCCGACGTCGCCACCACCGTCCTCGCGCACAACATCGCCGGGCAGGGCGGCGGCCTGGCCAGCTTCTCGGCCCGCACCAAGGTCGAGGACACCCGGGTCGTCGACAACACGGCCAAGATCGGCGGCGGCATCGCCAACTCCGACGCGGTGCTGGTCCTGCGCGGCCTGGTCGTCCAGGGCAACGCCGCCAGCGGCAACGGCGGGGGCATCTCCAGCGTCCAGGGCCTGCTGCCGATGGACGACAGCGTCGTCAGCGGCAACCACGCCCGGGGCAACGGCGGCGGCATCTTCGCCGACCGCTCCAACACCCTGGTGCGTACCAGCGAGGTGGGCGGCAACGCCGCGGTCGGCGCGAAGTCCGCCGGTGGCGGCGTCTACACCGTCGCCGGGCAGCTCTCGTTGTTCAAGAGCAAGGTGGTCGGCAACAGCGCGACCCTGCCCCCGGGCGGGATCTTCGCCGACCGGGCCCAGGTCAGGATCGACGACGCCAGCGTCGTCATCGAGAACCGGCCCACCAACTGCCTCGGCAGCAAGGTGCCGATCGCCCACTGCTTCCGCTGACCGTGCGGCCCGCTCGGCGCGTTCGGCGGGCCCGCCGGCACCGGCGGCAGATCTTGGACGGTTCGTGTTCGCTCGTGACGGCAACCGTCCAGGAACGTCGCAGGATCAGTGAAGCGACAGCGGCCCGCCCCCGCAAGGGGGCGGGCCGCTCGTGTCGTGCCGCTCGACCTACTTGGACGGCTCGGGGAGCTCGCAGTCGATCTTCGGGTTCGCGCCGATGTAGTTCAACGGCCCGGCGACGATGGTCACCAGGATGGTGCCCGCCTCGGCGCAGTTCTTGTCGTCGCCGTCGTAGTAGCCCCGCTGCCCAGCGGCGATGGCGCCGATGACCAGCCAGATGACAAGGATGATTCCCAGAATCGACGGGCCGCGCCGCATGGCTTCCTCCCGGGTAGTGGTGGGTTTCGAGGTGAGCCCGATGTACCCAACCGCCACTCGCGGCTAAACGACCGCTGCCCCGTCCGCGCAGGTGCGGACGGGGCAGCGCCGTGATCGACGTGCGGGGCCGCTGCCAGGCGGGTGTGTCGGACCTGGCGTGCTGCGCCGCCGCCGGGACGGGCCGTCAGGCGTCGGCGTCGCCGGCCGGGAGCACCCGGTCGGCCTCGGCCGGGGCGCCGACGAGGACCTTGGCCTGCTGGGGCCACGTGGCCAGGCTGGGCGCGGCCCGCAGGCCGGCGGAGCGGATCGTCTCCCGCAGGGTCGCCTCGTCGAGGTCGGCGAGCTGCCGGTAGGTGCGGATGCCGGCGTCCTGGAGCGCGGCGGCCATCTTCGGGCCGATGCCCTGGATGCGACGGAAGTCGTCGGCCGACCCGGTGGTCGGGTCCGCCGCCGCGGCGACGCCCGGCGCGGCCTCGGGCTCGACCGGGACGTGCTGCGCCTCGGGCCCGACCACGACGGCCGGCGGCAGGGCGTCGTCGACCGGGGTGCGCGGCGCGGGGACGACGGGCGTGGCGGCCTCGGCCTCCGCTGCGGCCTCGGCCGGCGCGCTTGGGGCCGCCGGCTGGACCGGCTCGGTCGCCGCCGGCTCGACGTCCGTGGTCGCGGCCACCGGCTCGACGTCCGCGGTTCCGGTCGCCGGCTCGACAGCCGTGGTCTCGGCCGCGGGCTCGACAGCCGCGGTCGGCTCGGGCGCCGTCGGCTCGGCGGGGGTCGCGTCGGCCGGCGGGGCGAGGGTCGCGGCGGCCGGCTCGGGCGTCGCCGCCGGCTCCGGGTCGGTGGCGACGGCGGGGGAGCCATCGGTCGCGGGGGCGTCGATCGTGGCGGCGGGGGTGTCGTCCGTGCCGGGAGCGTCGAGCGTGGTGGGGGTGCTCTCCGCGCCGGGGGTGTCGATCGTGGCGGCGGAGGTGCCGTCCGTGCTGGTGGGGGCGTCGTCCGTGGCGGCCGGGGTGAAGGCGGCCGGGTCGGCGTCGCCGAGGACCCCGCCGGGCGGGGTGGGGGAGGCGGTGTCCGGGGTGGGCTGGTCGAGGACGGCGACCGGGGCCGCCGCCGGGGCGACCGTCGCCTCCGGCCGCTGCTCGTCGACCGTGGCCTCGGGGGCCGGGCCGGACACCACCGCCACGCCGGCGACCGGGTCACCCTCCACGATGGGCGTCGGGCCGGAAGGCGTCTCCTGGCGGCCCCGCAGCGCCCATCCGGCTGCCGCACCCACCAGCAGCGCCAGGATCACGATCAGCCATTGCCCGAAACTCGACGGCACGGGGAACCTCCCTCTTTGAGAGCATCGGTGAAAAGTCGCGAAGAAAATCCGTCGCAGCTTCGCACACGCGCCGTGTCGGCGACAGGGAGGTCCGGGGCCTTCCGGCGCTGGTGGGGTGCTTCGTACCCGGGGTGGCGGCGAGATGACCGAGCGTGGTCGGCCGGGGTCAGTCCTCCTCGCCGCGATAGGTGTAGAAGTCGTCGACGAACTTGCGCCGTAGCCGGGGCACCCGACTGGTGATGCCGAAGTAGCCGCGCGCCCCGAGCAGCGCGAGCCGCCCGATCACCGGACGGTAGATCCGGTCGTCGCCGCTGGTGCCGCTGCGGTGCAGCGAGTCGTGCACCCGGGCGAACCCGTACGGGAGCATGGCGGCCTCGTAGTCGGCGACGGCCTGCACCAGGGTCTTCTCCCCGGCGGCGGCCAGCCTGATCTGCCGGCAGAGCAGGGCGGCGTCGCGCAGGGCGGTGTTCGCGCCGACCCCGCGCCCCGGGGTCATGGTGTGGATGGCGTCGCCGAGCAGGGTGACGGTGCTGCTCTTCCAGGCCGGCACGGGCTCGGAGGTGGACACCCTGATGGGCAGG
This genomic window contains:
- a CDS encoding helix-hairpin-helix domain-containing protein, with amino-acid sequence MDTPGAESTPTTLDAPGTDDTPAATIDAPATDGSPAVATDPEPAATPEPAAATLAPPADATPAEPTAPEPTAAVEPAAETTAVEPATGTADVEPVAATTDVEPAATEPVQPAAPSAPAEAAAEAEAATPVVPAPRTPVDDALPPAVVVGPEAQHVPVEPEAAPGVAAAADPTTGSADDFRRIQGIGPKMAAALQDAGIRTYRQLADLDEATLRETIRSAGLRAAPSLATWPQQAKVLVGAPAEADRVLPAGDADA